TTTGCtccagagaaaagaaaaaaaagaaagaaataaagaaagaaagaagatagaTGATACTGAGGGCACGAATCAAGATTTTCAAACAATGACATCCAGGCAGGTTGTATGTGATTAACAGTAAGCTCATGTTAGTGGCAGAGAAAGAAAAGAAGCTTCTCAGCATGAGGTCACATGAGACTCAATTTCTGAATGCTAGAGCCCGAGTCTGAAGGATTTGGTTGTCCTCCAACAGATGGTCGTACTCAAGTAGTAGTTCTTCAGATTGTTTTTGGAGGGCGGCAACATGGGCTTCGGCAGTCTGCGCTCGTTTTTCATGCTCCTCTGAATCTAACTTTAACGTCTGCAGCCTCTCTTTTAAGCGTGTCACTTCTTCATGGAGCTTTTTTCTCTCACTTAGAGATGTCTTTTCCTTCTCTTTAAAGCTTTGCTGCTCTTTCTTAAGATTATCAACTTCCTCTCGAGATGTACCAACTGTTGTTTTCAAACTGACCAGCTTCCTGAGGTAGTGGTGCAACCGATCAATCACTAAAGCAAGAAAAAGGGTGTAGCCTGCAAAATCAAACATAGTTTTAGGATTTCTGTTTTGAATAGAGTAGCATGTAAGGGTACAGTTGTTGAGACAATAAATTTATCAAATCAGATGGAGTGCGACTTTAGTGGATATACCATAAGAAACAAATCATAATAGATGATATCTAACAACCAACTCATGCTCTGGAGGACACCAATCAAAAATCCGATCACGAAAACAAAGGGACAGAAGGCTTAATTTCACGAGGCCGATCAGGTCAACCAAATGCTTTTAAATGATAGCTCATGCAGTTTGATAATGTAACCTAAATTCCTGAATCACAGAGTTGTCGTATTCAAATGCTGGTGGTCCCACACATGTAGGTTGGAAGACCTATAATCCGGGAATATGTTTAATCAATTGCAACAGAAATTTGACTATGTCATGGAACTCATTCAGCAGACAAAGAGGGAGACACCCTAAGTTTAGTTATGCTTTGAAGGGACAGGATGAAAAGAGAAGGCATTAAATCTCCATAGAAGAATTTGCTTTCACTTTGGTACAGCTAAAGTGATGGACAACAAAATCAGTTGTGTGGAAAAAAGTTTAGTTGTTTCAAGAACTTTGTCACACTCATATTGACACAGAAATCAAAGAAAGAAATTCTAGAAATCAAGTAGATGGTATCAGATGATAGGTTACAACTTCATAACAGTCTTATCgtacctaaaaataaaaattctcaGAAAGAATTAGCTTCACTTTACAATATTCACTGTCTTGCTTTATGCTTGTATATTATTCCATATCCCATCAGACCCCTTTTGTAGCTGACACACACCTGCACTTCTTCAAGAATTGTAAATTGACCGGAGAGGCTTATGTGTTATGCCATTAATATCATTTTCCTAACAGTGTCACTGGTAGGTTATTGCTTCCATGGAACCAAATCAAaaagtataattacaagcaaaataagcgTTAGAATCCATCTCATATTAGTACCATATCTGGGGCCATGATATCTAATGTAAGTATTCCATGTTGGTCTATGGATCCTCGAACAACTTAAGTTACCAAATCATTCTCTGGACACTAAGCCCCGCTAACTAAGCAATTTTTGCATTTCATTCCACTGATACCCGGTAACAACTAACTCGATAAAACCACATACACCAAAGCAATGCATCATGACCGCTATAACACTGAACATAAGTTTCAGCCATGTCGGCGAGTCACAAATTGATCAGATTCGGAAATTTTACTGATCTAGGAAAACGATTAACACGGACCGGTTATCTATTGTTTCAATTCTCACTCACTCCGATCAACCTAATTACCAACCATGGCAAGAAAATGATAGTTTGTGAGCATCAGCAGATTGCTGCAATATAGATAATTGAGCTAAATAATAATTCCAACTATATAAATCCCATAAATTTGACGTCCCTTTGACATAACCTTAAAACGTTAATATTCTGCAGAcattataatgatacacaaatactGCATACCTATGAGCGAGGCTTCGAGTAGGTGGGTCCTCCACAGGACTTGATCCATTGGAGTGACGGTTCCAAGCTTGGCGCCCCTGTTCTGGATCTTGAGGATGCTGGCCACGCTCGATGCCAAGATCACCGACATTGTGCATGCCAGCGTCTTCACGGTCGCAGGCCCCTTCCCCGTCTTCAGCTGGTCCAACCCCCTCATCGCCAGCTCCCGGAGCGGCCCAACCTTCCATATCAGTATCAGTGCCACCGCCCCCTCCGCGAAGAGCACCAGGAACAACAGCTGTATCATTTTTCCTATCCGACAAGCCCACCTTCCGGTGAACAAGCATCAACGAAAGACGTTTCTTCCACAATATTCCAGAAAAAAAATCTCTTCTCCTCAAAGTGACCTCATTTCTAGCTAAAAATCCATTTTTTAGAAGTATGAAGCCTATTTCTCCGCGAACACAGAAgggaaaacaagaaagaaaagaagctgATTCTATCCAGATCGAACCTCAATCGTTTACAGAAAAGAAACGTTCTTTGTTCTGGGATCGAAGGCAGACGGCACTCTGAGATCTGAAAACCTATTTCTTTGTGAGAATTACGGCATGAAATCGCGGACTAGAACGCCGTTGATACCAAGAAAAGACGCACCTTTTGCCAGTTTCTGCGAGCGAAAAGGATAAAAAACTGAGCAAAAAACCCGCAAGTTTGCCGGAACCTTGTAGCCAAAGATTGATCCCGGATTTGGCGAGAACCTCACTTGATATCCTTGATGGACACTGGACATGGTTCACCTCTGGTCTTCGGGGGTTTGCCTAAGGGACAGAAAAGGGTACTAGTAAATTGGATTATGCACTTTCTCAACTCGTTCATAACCTACTCTCCTCGTATACTCAAGGCGTCTGGGACCCAGTTGTACTGGGACCCCTGTTTCTCCCAATTACAGGACAGGGATATTTGCGGGGACGGCCAGTAGAAGGTTTTGGTGCGTACATTGCGGCAATTGCTTATTCCGTTAATGCCGACACGGAAGATAACGACTCGTTGGGATCGTTATGCGTGTTTTAACGGTTTGGTGAAGGTTACATGCATTGTAACGGGACGATATAAACATCGTCCTCTTATTTCAATTGACGACGCGGTCAGCGGAGGACCGATGCAGAgacgacggagagagagagagggggctgAGTGAAAAGACGGCGACTCTTCACTCCCTTCCCATTTATCCCTTGTTCGCCCTTCTAACCGAGGAGGCTCTCTTCCGCTTTTTTCCTGACCGACGCCCTAATCTTGGTCGTCGCGGTACGATCCCTCGGTGCCTGTGCTTCCCTCTTTTCCGGCCAAAATTTGCCTTTTCTTTCCAATCGGCAACtctatatgaggattttggtatCTTCTCTAGGAAACGAGTTGGGGCTTGCGGGTTTTGATGAGACAATTCTAAGGGTTACTCTTGAATGTTTTGATGATGCATTTTTCGTAAATCTAGGTTTTACTTGTGAGGCAAAGCTGTGACTCATATCATATATAGCATGACCAAGCTTGGGCCATCGAGGCAAGTTACAAAGAGGCGTGCCAGAGACGATATCCGAGCTAAAATGGTTCTTGGTGTGGACCTCAACACTCCCCCTCTTGAGGGCCATGAGCAGGAGGCATCTTCTGGTTCCAGGCATCCTCCGGTATCACAAAGAACATCTGTTTCCATTACTCGGTGCAATCATCCCACTGGACAGCAGCAGGGTTCTCTTCTATCAACCAATTATGGTACAAATAGTTTGCTCATTGATGTAGATGCAATTGAGGATGAGGTCCAGTTGCTCTCATCTTCAAGAGGATTTCCTCAGGTTGATTTGTGCTTCTATAGCTTCTAATTGTTGACTTGTTCATTGTGTGATTTTGATCTtataagttattattattattactacttaTTGTGCTGTGGTTTGTGACCATTAGTTCATTGTCTCATTCATGCCCGTTTGATGAAAATTCCACACGGAAAATCTTCTAGACTCTCGTTAAGTTTTGGGAAATTTTAGAGTGGTCTCCCTACTTGGCTTGCCTTTTAACCAAATCCTTAATTTGTTTGAACTTTTTATTGACTAGTAATCTGGTCCATGCTTTAGATTGCTGACATACATCAGACATTTGGCTttaccttttttttccttttctagtTGTACTTCATTGCCAGCTCTTTTTTATTTGGAAAATTTTGACGTTGTTTTCGTAGATGTAAGCATCCCCATCATCTTCTTTCCCCATTGTTAGTTCATATACATTATcaaattttttttactatttgtgATTTTCACATGAATTATCTATTTGAATATTTGTTGTATTTTCTTATCCTTGTTGGTTTAGGGAAGGAACTGTTCTAGGAGAAACCAGCCTGTGACAGTGGTTCTAGATGAAGATACTGACACACATTCAAGAAGATCaggttggtttgcatttcattcttcCATTGTATGCCGCTCTGACCTTCAAGCATCCTAATTATGGAGAAGTATTGTTTTTTACCATGAATTTTTTGTTTCTGTCAAAGGTATTATGTACACTAATACTCTCTTGGCATAGTTTTGTTTCTTATCTGTTATGCACTATTTGTGAACATGCTAGAAGAGGATCTtgtttattatttgatatttatatggGTTCTCCTTTGGAGGCAATTTATTGATTTTGGAAGGTTGCAATTCCTGAAGTTCATTGGATAGCATAAACGGTGGTAGTGTGAGCTAGTCCAATTCTGGATGAGTTTAGAATCTAAGTTCACTCAATTATTTACCGATCTTTTATTGTTGGGTTTATAAGAGTTGACTATTCACAGTTtgttgaacttagcaaagtatttCCAACATATATATGGAATTTTTTAagtatatactttttttttttttttttctgtttttgtgTTCTTGGTCAATACTAATTGGATTAATTGATAATGTTTTCATGACATCATGAAAGGACAAGCTTGTAGGTAGGGAATTGAAAGAGCATGTATTCCTGCTTGTGAAACTATAAGGAAGCCTTGAAATACTACTTTGTGGTGTTTGACAAATGCATTTCAGGTGACGACAAAATGTCCACCATGATAGTTGCATTTGGTACTTGTCTTTTGTACGCTCAATAGATGCACTTAAGGCCTATCTATCTGCCCCTCCTAGTTGATCAATATATCAGCTGGGCAACTTTGGACCTGAGGCCCATTTTGAGCAGGTTCTACTAGATTCAATTTTGAGCTTAGATTTTCGAAAATTTCCTACATAACCTGCATACTATATAATAGGATATTTCTCATTATGCATAAGTGTTACTGAACTAGAACATATTTAAtccttttttaattatattttcttttgcATCTTGTCTTCTCTGCATCCATTTTTTTCTCtcccatttttttttttcttttcttgtttctctTACTCCACTCCGCATCCTTTCCCTTGCCATTTCAATGCCCTGATTGTTTTCTTATACTCTTCTACATTTTGTTCCCTCCCTTCCCATCATTACCAGCGTTGGAGCATCGATGCTGTTTCTCGCATCCCCATGGTTCATAGGTAATGCTATCATTCATTaacttcctctctttttttttttttcatgtttacCTTGTCGTTCTTCCCTCTCTTTATTTTTTCATGCTGCACTTGATGGAAGAATGATTAACCAGAGTTTCAAGCCTAAGGTGTGACTTTAATCGGAATAAGCTCATGCCTATACTTCCAAGTTCATGCAGGTCTCAtgcatgattgaacttgttattgGGTAACTAGTTGATACAACTGAATGATTCTTATTTAAGGTCTTATTTTATAAGCCTTTGTTTGGTGATCATGCTTCTGATGGTTCACTAGCATAATAAGTAGATTAGAAAGtcatgttttgtttttgttgatttGGTGAAATTTGTAATGTTGCTTGAATTTGTTGTTGAGGATGCATTTTGAAGATATTTGCATCCATGACATCTCCAGTTCTAAGGAAACCAAGGAAACCATATTATATAAGCATTGAGAATAGTTAGACTATGAGCACCATATCTTGTAAGCAGTTGTGTAATAACTTAGATTGGGTGATAAATTATATGACACCATCTAATCCAAGATGCGCCTATCAAGAAATGAAGTAGAAAGAAATTTATGTAACTCGTCCTTGCCTATTTGTCTGACACTCTGAGTAATGCTCTTATACTTTGTTTCCTTATTGTTTGTTTCATTgcatctcttttctcttttctcttttctttctgacGGCACTCAACTTTCTTTCCTTCATTCTGTCCTTGTTCTATTATGAATGAAAGTGTCTCTAACTTTGTAAACCAGAGACTAGCAAATGACTCTTCTTAGTTTATCTTTTGGCTCTAACTTTCAATGAAAATTGCTGTCgtctcttctctttttttcttactCATTGTATCCCTCACCTGTGCATCTAGCAGCTACTGAATGTATTTTGCTGCATTATTTTTGCTGGCTGCTCAATCCTACTTGTCACTGAGCCtctactctttttttcttttgttcggaTTCATCCTAGTGCCCTtcctcattttcttcttcttagtGTCTTGTGAGGGTGTTACTCACAGGTCCATGGAGTATTCTTGTGTAGGGTATCAAACAATTTTAAAGTTAGATTGTTGGACTGGCTTTATTGTttgacagtgatttaaaaaggcgctcaggcgctcgcctaggcgctcgagcgagacgaggcgaggcccgagcgcctcactaaatttccaggcagcgcgcttcaaagaggcgctgcctgggcgctcgcccgagcccaggcgctgggcgcttcgggtgagcgcctgggttaaaccaggcgaccgaaccaggattttaggtctggttcggtctccggtggttagttggttcaatcgaaccaactaaaaccgatatctgctgtcgctgcccaaccctaaccttgctcattgtcgctgtcgctgtcgctCTGGCTCCCgatgctcgtcgctgtcgctgctcgcaaccgCTGCTGTTGTCGCTGCTcctgctgctcgccgctcctgctcccgctcccgctcctgctcccgttactcgccgctgccattgtcgttgctcgccgctgccgctcctttcactcccgctcccgttgccacTACCTCCTTACACTGTCGCTgccgttgcctccttacactcccactcccgcttcctcttttctcagtcagcacccccttacactcctcttccttcttctccttctgtatactgttaatagtatacagttaacagtatactgtatactgttaacaatatactaataatagtatttgaattttgaaacattttgttaatgtgacattatgagtttgaatcttagattttcttaatttaatagcatatttttatttaaaatttttaaataattatatttattaattatattatatatttttatattttagcgtctcgctttgctcgggcgagcgcctagcgcctcgggcatttttggaccttagcgtctagcgctttttaaatcactgttgttTGACTGGTTCGTTGCTAAAgccaaaaaatgaaaaaaatttggtGGATTAGTGAGGAAACAGTTTGGCATGCCAGTGTATAACAATTGTCTGATGGATCTCTGTGCGGGTGGTATGCAGTGGATCTCCATTTGCGTCAAGACCTTTGTTTTTTCAACCAACCTGTTGAATTTCTTATTCATCTTCTTTACCAGCTACCTTAAATTTCTAtacctttgaaatttgaaatgtgATACGTTGTTGGATGTTAAAGGAATTATTGAGGCCCTTATTCAGCTCATTGTTCATCACCATAACTTTGAGGAATTTTGGACTGTTTAGATAAATGATATCTTGATGTAATTATTTAATGAAATTGTTAGATTCACTGGAAGTTATATATTATACTCCTATCATTCCATTACAATTAGATATActtgtaatttattttttttgtttatttgatcATAAATACTCTCTTTGTGGTACTACTTTCCAATATCTACTGGTACTTACCAGTCTGGGAATGAACCGGGATGTGGACTGTCCTATTTCCAGCAGTTTGatcttttgtttttaatttaagCTGTTTTTTTCTTCGTTTGAACACTGTCGCCCAATGTGCTCCACATCTGGTAGGATGGTCAGTCTGTTCTTTTAAGGTTTTTTTTAATTCTCATTTATTGTTTAGatttctttctttggatttgtTTCTACTTATTTAAACTTGATTTTCTTATGGTTAGGAAGTGTTCGAGTGTTTGCTTTATTTTATATACACTACTTTTGATTTCTGCTATTCTTCATTCTGCTTTTTATGGTCAGCTAAACAGAATGCAATTTTTTGGGGGTTACTGCAGAGGGATTGGTGACCATGTTATCTTTGGACAATCACAATAAGCATGAAAGaagttcaagaaacacaacagttATTAATTGTGAGGCGTATCCAGATTTGGAAAAGGAGGACAATGTGAAGGTAAAATGTGCCAACCCTGATTATTTTTCAGTGTTGTTTTCATATGCATTAGCCAATCTGTAATGGTTTAGATCAACAACTTCATGTTATtgttaattaattatcatatatcATTCTGATTGGCTATTCTTTATTTAGTTGATCTGGGTAAGTAAACTGTTCAATGGATGGGGGGACCAGCAATTACCTCCTACCGCTTTTACAAATGTGTTGCTTTGAGATTATCTTTGAGCAACATCGTAATTTGTTAGGTATTTGCTTATCTCTGTTCTCAAACTTGGTATTTGAATTAGTAATGGATGATacaactggcaggatcaaccccaCAGGACTGGTATCAAGATCAACTGAGAAAGTAACTTAAAagtaattttaattataaaagcaTAGAAATATAAGAAAATTTGTAAAGTTTGAGGACATAAACATATTTtacaatgaaaatattttttgccTTACTATTTGTAAGAtatctattaaaaaaataaaaatattaaaaatgaaaATTAGATAAATCATGAAGAAGAGTTCTTTTAGAaacatattatttaatatatgtgTTGTACAAAAGAACTTATGCTTATTCACCTACAATTTTAAAGATAATGATTGGCTTAACCATCAACCCAGTAGTTCTCTAATCACCATGCAGGTGAAGTGTGGGGAAATGTGAAgatgtaaaataattttatttaaaaagaagTATACATGGGTTTTGGCATTAAGTTTGAATTTATGCTGCTTCCTTTTTTAATGAAAACTTCTCTATTTTCTCTCTTTGTATCTTTTCCTCATTGTATGGTTGCAACAAATAGCAAATCAATAGGGCACTATTATCTTCTTTTATCATAATTGAGTCATGTGCTTTTTTTTGTATATTCTCTATATGGAAATTTCTCTTCTCTTTGCCCTCCTTCCACTCATCTCCTCTT
This DNA window, taken from Musa acuminata AAA Group cultivar baxijiao chromosome BXJ3-7, Cavendish_Baxijiao_AAA, whole genome shotgun sequence, encodes the following:
- the LOC103992584 gene encoding uncharacterized protein LOC103992584 is translated as MTKLGPSRQVTKRRARDDIRAKMVLGVDLNTPPLEGHEQEASSGSRHPPVSQRTSVSITRCNHPTGQQQGSLLSTNYGTNSLLIDVDAIEDEVQLLSSSRGFPQGRNCSRRNQPVTVVLDEDTDTHSRRSEGLVTMLSLDNHNKHERSSRNTTVINCEAYPDLEKEDNVKGKNVMEYRPEPPKQPTFTCPICMNTLVEASSTICGHIFCQSCIKASIQFQKKCPTCRRKLTMNNFHKVYLPTTD
- the LOC135585101 gene encoding uncharacterized protein LOC135585101, which translates into the protein MIQLLFLVLFAEGAVALILIWKVGPLRELAMRGLDQLKTGKGPATVKTLACTMSVILASSVASILKIQNRGAKLGTVTPMDQVLWRTHLLEASLIGYTLFLALVIDRLHHYLRKLVSLKTTVGTSREEVDNLKKEQQSFKEKEKTSLSERKKLHEEVTRLKERLQTLKLDSEEHEKRAQTAEAHVAALQKQSEELLLEYDHLLEDNQILQTRALAFRN